In Candidatus Methylacidithermus pantelleriae, the DNA window CACCTCCGCCGCCCCCTCCCCCCTCGCTGGGCAGGGAGAAAACTCCTCCGGAAAGCGCCCGGACCAAACGACCAGGCCGATCGTTTCTTTTTTGGGCGGTGTGGATCTTGGCTCTTGGGGCCCTGGGTCTGGTCGGGGCGAGTGCCGTGCGTTGGGTACTCCCATGGGTTCTTTCGTCATCGGGTTCCACAGCGGATGAAGAACGATATTCCAGGCAGGAACTTCAGGCGGAGTGGGAGCGGTGGAGGGATCGGGTTGAGTCCTTTGCGTCGGGATCCTATGGGGAGCTTCCGTCGGGAAAGCTAGGATGGTGGGAGAGTCTTACGCTAGTGCCACCGAGGGAGACCGCATGGGCTACTTTGAAACGGAGGCTCGGCCGAGGAGTGGAGCTCGTTGATGTTGAGCCTGTACAAGTGGCACGCGATGGGGAGGGGGTTCGAATCGTTTACCGGGTGAGGCTTCGCGTTGGAGAACCGCAGTATCTGGTCCCGATTGGAGATGCCGTTCCTGACCCGCGCTCTGATGTGCGCGAACAAGCTCTGATTCGGTACGTGCTTTTTGCGCGGGGTCTCCCCCCGGGGAAGGTCTACTTTGTAGATAAAAAGACGCTCCTTGTGGAGGGAGGAAAGGAGCTGGTGTTTCCCTGGGTGGTCCGCCGGGCGGTCAAGGAAGGTGGGATTTGGAAGATTCTTTCGGCTGATCCGATTCCGCTGGAGCGCGGAGTTCGGTGGGATGCGATCGCAGCCCAGAGTTCCCGAGCTTGTGTCATCCGGTCCGCTTCGGAAATCGATGAGTGCTTGAACGAACAAGAAACCAGTTGGCGGCAATTTCGCGATCGTGTCAGCGCTATCGAGCAAACCAGCCACCAGCGCGAGCAAGAGCTTCAACAACAGCTCGAGTCGGGTCGAGCCCAAATGGAAAGACAGCTTTCCGAGTACCGGCAAAAACTTTTGGCGCAAGTCCCGCAGGTCGGATCGGCCCCACGACCCAACCGCGAGCTCTTGAAATCGGGAACCGGGACCCCGACGGCTGCGGGTCTTGGAGCACTTTCCGGTGCAGCTGCTGGGGCGCTTTTCGGTGGCATTGCTGGAGGAGGGGAAGGGGCGGGAATTGGTGCTGGAGTGGGAGCGCTAGGAGGATTGCTCGGCGGGTTAATCGTGGGAAAATCTCACGAGCATGAAGTGTACGAACGCAGGCGGGCGGCTTACGCCGCACGGCGCAGAGCTCGGGCAGAAGCCTTGGCCCAAATAAACCAGGCTGTGGAGCAATACCGGAGTCAATTGGAAAGTGAATACGAGAACCAGAAGAAAGCATTGGAGGAGTCCACGCAAAAACAAATCCAAGAGTTGTGGGACAACTTGAAACGGGAACTTGTAGAAAAGGCCCAGCAAAGAGAACAGGAGCTTCAATCGATTTTGGAAGGGGAGAAGGGTTTGGCTTGGAATCGTGGTTGGCGCCGGACGTCACGAGAACCGTCCAGAAGCTTTTTTGTATTTGCAGGGTAAGGAGGGACGAGGTTTTTTGCGTGGTGAATCTTGGGTGGGAACCGGCGCCCGAGTTTCCCTTGGGTCAAAAGGCCTGGCCAGGGAGTTCTCTTTCGTGACACCCTTTCCCCACGAGGAAATTGGGGGGCTTATATTACCGGCGGGGTATCGCCCTAGTCGAGCTGCCCAGGCGCAATACCCTTCGGGAGATGTCGCTATTTGCCGATGGGCGCAGAAGGGGAAAGAAAGGTGCCTCTTCAGTCTTTCGTATCTTTTGCGCTGATATAACACCCACTCCGTCTCAATGCCATTTTGGCTCTTGCGGCAGCTGATGGGACGATTTCGGTGGGCCCCCTGTCATGCACTCCCAAAGTCTTAGGGGCCCTCGGCCTCGCCCGGGCGACGGGGAGAAGGGATGGGCCTTGGCTCGCAAGCTTATGAGCGATTCTTTTTCGAGGCAACGACCGGGCAAAGGCCTCCCTAGCCGAGTTGGGTTGCCTCAAGCTTGCGAAAGGGCAGCAAAGGTTTGCCAAGCGGGGTGTGCGGCTCCAAGGGCCGGAAAGCCCATCCGGTTTCCTCGACCTTTCCGCTTGCTCCCAAAAGTTCATGAAGGCGCTGGGAAGCGTGGGGCAAAAAGGGGTACCACAGGATTTTGAGGGCCTGGAGAAGATTCAAGAGATTCCCGAGTGCCGCCTTCATGGCCGGTGGATTTTCTCGGGCGCTTTTCCAGGGAGCTTTTTCCTCAAAGTAACGGTTTCCCAGGCGAGCCAGTCCCAGGGCCACTCGAAGGCCATCCCGAAGGCGCACCGCTTCCAAGCAACAACTTTCTTCTTGGAACGCCTTTTCAATGGCTTCGCTTATCCCCGCGTCCAGACCGGGAAAGGAAGGAACTTGTCCCCCTAAGTAATTGTGGGCAAAGGTGATCGTTCGATGAATGAGGTTTCCGTATATTCCCACCAGTTCCTCATTGTGACGCCGGAGAAATTCATCGAGCTCAAAATTGGTGTCGGAACTTTCGGGTAGCACCGCTGCCAGCCCGTAGCGAATTTCGTCGGGTGTAAAGTGGCGCAGCAGGTCCGGAAGGGTCACGCCAATCCCCTGGCTTTTGGAGGCTTTGGCTCCCCCGAAAACCAGATATTCGCTGGCCGGCACGTCGTAGGGGAGATTGAGTGCTCCTACGCCGAGAAGGATGGCGGGCCAGATAATCGTGTGAAAGGGAATATTATCCTTCCCGATGAAGTAATACGAACGGACCTCTGGATCTTGCCACCACTCTTTCCATCCGTCTGGGTTGCCTTGCTTTTGGGCGTACTCGATCGTCGCGGAAAGATAGCCAATGACGGCTTCGAACCAGACGTAAATCCTTTTCTGCTCGTAACCGGGATAGGGTACGGGGATACCCCATTCGAGATCCCGGGTGATCGCGCGGGGCTGGAGACCTTGGGCCAGGAAGCTTAACGTGAACCGGTATACGTTGGATCGCCAGTGATGATTTTCTTTGACCCAGGCAACCAAGCGATCTTGGAAGGCCGGTAGGTCGAAAAAGAAGTGGATGGTGGTTCTCAGAACGGGAGGCTCTCCAGACAGGAGGCTTCGGGGAAAGAGAAGCTGAGAAGGCTCCAACAACGTCCCGCAACCCTCGCACTGGTCTCCTCTGGCTCGTTCATACCCGCAGCGGGGACAGGTCCCTTCGATGTAGCGATCCGGTAAAAAACGTTTTTTTATGGGGTCGTAGTAAGCCTCGACCTCTTTTTGGAAAAGATAGCCTTTGTCCAGCAGGGTGGAAAAAATCTCTCCCACCGTCTTTTGATGGGTTAGGGAGCGTGTGGTTGTGTAGTGATCGAAGGAAATGCCAAGCGAGGCCCAATATCCCTGGAATTCCCTATGGAAACGCTCCGCAATGTCTGCAGGGGAGACTCCTTCCTTTTCTGCGCGGACGGTGATCGGCGTGCCGTGGGCATCGCTGCCGCTCACCATAAGGATGGGATTCCCTTGGATCCGGTGGTATCGGCAAAAGATGTCGGCTGGAAGGTAAACCCCGGCCAGGTGTCCGGCATGGAGAGGGCCGTTAGCGTACGGCCAGGCAACACCCACAAAAATTTTTTTTGCCATGGTCAAAAGATAATCCCATCCTGTGCAGGGACGCGACCGAGATTTCGTTTTTTTCCGGCCCTCTTGTCCGGGCCTGAAGCGCGTGGATGGCTTTCTCCTTTAGCTAGAAAGAGCTCTTCGGCTGGCTACCCAGCATATCCTCGATGGAGTAAAGACCGGCAGGGCGGTTGCGGATCCATAAAGCTCCTTTGAGAGCTCCGGAAGCGAAGGCGGCCCGGCTCCAGGCTTTGTGGGAAAGCTCCAGTCTTTCTCCTTCGGTAAGAAAAAGGACCGTATGTTCGCCGATGACATCTCCCCCGCGCAGCGAGTGCATTCCTAGCTCCTCCTTGGAGCGAGGACCGGTTTGTCCCGCTCGACCGAACCGGGCCATTTCCTGCCACTGCCTTTGCATCGATTGGCCAATCATTTCGGCTAAACGGCAGGCGGTCCCGCTTGGAGCATCGAGCTTGTTGCGGTGGTGCAGTTCCACAATCTCTACTTCGTAGCCTTCCCCTAAGAGCCAGCGGGCGGCCTCCTGCACGAGTCGCCCCAGTACCATTACGCCCAGGGAAAAGTTGGGAGCATGGAGGATGGGAATCTTTTGGGCAGCGTCCCGTATTGTTGCTTTCTCCTCGCTTGTGTGCCCCGTGGTGCCACTGACAAGGGCTTTGTCCAGGGCAACACAGGCTTCCACGAGGCTGGCAGTAGCCGAAGGGTGGCTAAAATCGATGATCACGTCGCAGGAGACAAAACCTCGGAGGGGATCGTCACCTCGATCGAGCTGAGCCACAACGGTAAAGCGAGGATCAGAGGACGCCAGGCGGACAATTTCCTGTCCCATTTTTCCCTTGGCTCCAAAGACACCCAGCTGGATCGGGGAGTTCATGATGGGACAAGCCCCAGGGAGCGCAGTGTCTGTTCAAGCCGCCTCCAATTGGCGGGCTCCATCGGGACAAGGGGGAGACGAACTTCTGCGCTCATCCATCCCAGAAAGGCAAGGGCTTGTTTGACCGGAACAGGATTGGTCTCAAGAAACAGATCCCGAAAAAGCGGGTAAAGCTTTCGATGCCATTGGAGGGCTTCGGAAGGGTTCCCAGCACAAAAGCTTCGCACCAGGCTTCCTACCTCGCGGGGTACAAGGTTGGACGCCACGCTTATGACCCCGGTGGCTCCCAGGCTCAAAAGGGGAAGGGTTAGGCTATCGTCCCCGCTTAGGATGGCAAACTCTTCCGGTAAACATTGTTTGAGCCGGCTCACCCGATCCACTGAGCCGCTGGCTTCCTTAATGGCGACGGCATTCGGACAGCGCTGCGCAATCTCGGCCACAGTTTCCGGCAAAAGATCCACTCCGCACCGACTCGGAATATTGTAAAGAACCACAGGAAGCGGGGTCGATTGGCAGACCGCTTCAAAATGGGCGATCAGACCTGCTTGTGTTGGGCGGTTGTAGTATGGGGAAACGACCAGTACTCCATCGGCTCCTGCCTTTTCCGCAGCCTGGGTGAGTTCGATGGCTTCGCGTGTGCTGTTGCTCCCGGTTCCCGCAATGACACGGGTGCGCCCTGCCGCTTGCTGGACCACCATTTCAATCACTTGAATATGCTCGTGGTGGCTTAAGGTGGCCGATTCCCCCGTGGTTCCCACGGGGACCATTCCTTCGACTCCGGCCTGAACCTGGCGTTCGACCAAGGCCAAAAGCGCCTTGCTGTCGATGCAACCGTCGCGAAAAGGAGTCACTAAGGCAGTAAAAACGCCGTGAAGCATAAACAATCAAAGGGTGGGATCACGTAACTCGACTTCACCCGAAAAGACGACCTCGGCAGGACCGCGGAGGACCACCTGGCCAGGAAGGGGTTCTCCGGGAGCAAACTCGACCCGGAGAATCGAACGGCTTTTGACGGTCACTTCGATCGGAGGAGCTAGTTGCTTGACGAGATACGCGACGAGGGCCGACGCGGCAACCCCTGTCCCGCAGGCCAGGGTTTCGTCTTCAACCCCACGCTCGTACGTCCGAACGCCAATGGAGGAGGACCCGGTTACTTGGACAAAATTCACATTGGCTCCCGCAGGTGACCAGGCGGGATGATGGCGCAGTTCGGCGCCTCGTTCTCGAATGGGGACCGACTCAAGATCGCGCACAAAGACTACAAGATGCGGGACTCCGGTCTTGACAAAATGAACTTCGAGCGGGCCGTGAGCGGTCGAGATGAAGCGATGCAGTTCCACCTCTTGGGGGGCAGGAAGCTTCACCGATACCCCTTCGGCATCCACGGTGGCTTCGATCGGGCCGGCCTTGGTGTCAAAGCAAAGCGAGTTTCCAAAGCCTTGATGGGCAAGGAAACGCGCAAAACATCGGGCTCCGTTGCCGCAACTTTCGGCTTCTGTCCCATCGCAGTTAAAATACCGCATGAGGGTTCGGCCGGGTTGGTCGCCTTGCTCGACCAAAAGGACCCCGTCGGCTCCGACACCAAAATGGCGGTCGCAAAGCCAAGCGATCGTTTGGGGAGCTAGACTTAGGCGATGGGAGCGATTATCAATGAGAATGAAATCGTTGCCGGCCCCGGTCAATTTTACAAAGGGGACTTTCCTTCGATCCGCGGTCATGCTTGCTACTTTGGCCTGGAGTGGATGCTTTTTCTTAGAACGTTTTCCTTTTTTCTTTTACTTTGGATCCTACAAGGGACCAAAGCTACTCCAACCCTAAAAATCACTGATCCAAGGACGTCAGAACGCTTCTATGCAAGAAAAAAATCGTGGACGTAATCAAGAAGATCACCCTTCTTCGGGACTTCTCCGGCAAGAGCCAAAGAAAGGGTTTCCAACCGGTGACTTTCAGGGACGTTTTGGTTTGGGTCTTCGCATTGGGCTCGTCGACTATTCCATGGGGAACCTCCGCAGCGTGGCCAACGCGCTGCGGGTCACCGGGGCTAGTCCAATCCTTGTGACGGGACCGGGTGACCTTCCTGGGCTTCAGGCGCTCGTACTGCCTGGGGTGGGAGCGTTTGGCGATTGTGTACGGCAATTACAGAACCGCAAGCTTTGGGAGCCTATCCGCCAGTGGATCGGCGAGGGGAAACCTTTTCTTGGTATTTGCCTGGGTTACCAGGTGCTTTTTGAAGGGAGCGAGGAAGCGCCAGGGTGCCCCGGTTTGGGGATTTTTGCCGGGATGGTACGACGCTTGCCGGCCGGGACTCTCAAGGTGCCTCACATGGGTTGGAACCGGATTGAGGTGGTCCGGACCAACCCGTGGAGTTTTGCCCTGCCCAGCGGGGAGTTTGTGTATTTTGTGCACAGCTTTTACCCGGAGCCCCGTGATCGGGAGCTTGTGTTAAGCTGGACGCAGTATGGGGTCCGTTTTGCGAGTTCCATTGGCCGGGGCAGGCTGGTGGCTACACAGTTTCATCCGGAAAAAAGCCAGCGGGTGGGTTTGGGGCTCTTACGGGCCTTCGTCCGCTCGATCGAGTGTGCGTAGGGAGGAGGGATTGCGATCAAACTCTTTGCTGCGTTGGATCTTTACCAGGGCCAGGTAGTGCGGCTTTTGCAGGGCCGCAAGGACAAGCTGTGGGTCTATGGGAAAGACCCGGTTGCGGTGGCCCAAAAGTGGAAGGAAGCAGGGGCACGACGGCTCCATGTGGTGGACCTGGATGGTGCGTTTGAGGGAGAGCCACGACAGCTTCACTGGGTTCGCAGGATCGTGGAGTCTACGGGGCTTGCCCTCCAGCTCGGAGGAGGGATACGGAGCGAGTGGGCCGTGGAACAAGCGTTGGAGTCAGGAGCCCGGTGGATTCTTTTGGGAACGGTAGCGGCGGAAAATCCGTCCTTGGCGGCCCAGATTGTGCGAAGGTTTGGTAGCGATCGAATCGGTGTGGCACTGGATGCTCGCAAGGAGCGTGTGGTGACTCGGGGCTGGGTGCAACGATCCCAGCGGACAGTGATGGGGCTTGCCTTGGAGCTTCGTGCAGCAGGGATCGAGCGCTTTCTTTATACGGACACCTCGGTCGACGGAACGCTTGGCGGGCCAGATATGGAGGGGATCGAGAAGCTCGTTGGTTCGGTGGGGGGGCTGTGGATGGCTTCCGGAGGAATCGGGGGACTTGAGGACCTCCGGAAACTGGCAAGGGTTGGGGGGCTTTACGGGGTGGTCGTTGGGCGTGCGCTTTACGAGGAGCGCTTGGACCTAAGGGAGGCTCTTTCGCTAGAAGGTGTGAGGTAAGGGTTGTCAAGAGCGAGACAATACAAAGGGACAGAAAAGGCTCGTTGTCACAGGATATCCGAGTGACGTTGTGTGCGCGGGGCAGGCGGTCCTGGATGGGTGGTCAAGGCGGAGGCCGGCCATTGCTAGAATAAAAAAAGATCCTTACTTTTCGTTTTTTTCCAAAAAAAAGTTTGACAATCCCCTGGTCGTGGAGGCAAATGGGGCAAAGTGGGAGACATTGGAGAAAAATGGAGCCAGGTGGCCCAGAAGGGGGGCTCTGGGAGGACGGATTATCGCCCGGTTCGGGCCAGCTACACGGATGTCTTTGAACATAGCTTTGACGAAAAGGGCAGGATTACGATTCCCGCCGACTGGCGAACGGAAGCTTATGAATCAAGGCTTTTCATTTTTCCCTCCAAAAAACTGTGTCTCAAGGTCTATCCGGAGTCCTGGCTGGGTCGTCTTCAGGAGGCCATTGCCAGTTTTTCTCTGGATGATCCCCAACGGTTGCGCCTGGAAGCGCTGGCTCAGATGGCCCAGGCGGCTAGCTGGGACCAGCAAGGCCGGATCACGGTTAAGGAGCGTCTTCGCACGCATGCGCAATTAAAAAAGGAAGCCATTCTGGTCGGATGCTTGGACCACTTTCAAATCTGGGCTCCGGATCGTTGGAAGGCGGCAGCGCCGCGGCCCCTCCAACTAGAGGAGGTGATCGAGGGATGGCTCTTACGGCTGTAACGAGGAAAAGCCAGCTCCGCAGGCCGAGCTTGGACCTGGGGGAGGAGGTCGTTCATCGACCGGTCCTTTTGGAGCGGTTTCTCGAAGCTGCTGAGCCCAAGCCCGAAGAAGTCTGGGTTGATGCGACGTTTGGTTCAGGAGGGTATAGCCGCGCACTTTTAGCCCGACAATGCCAGGTCTTGGCCTTGGATTGGGACGAGCTTGCGGAAGGATTTGCTCGTGAACTTGAGGAGAAATTTCCGGAAAAGTTTCGGTTCTTTCGAGAAAACTTTGCCCGGTTGGGAGAGCTATGCCGAAAGATGGGGTTTGCCTGGGTGGATGGGGTTGTGCTGGATCTGGGGGTTTCCGGCCTGCAGTTGTCGGATCCTACCCGCGGCTTTAGTTTTCGCACCGTAGGCCCGCTGGATATGCGGATGGACCGGCGGTTGCCTCTCTCGGCCCGGGATCTTCTCTATGGCGCAAGCTTGGAGGATATAACGGTCCTTTTTCATCGAGTCTTGGATTTACGGGAAAGTCGCAAACTTGCTCGTGCGGTTGTCATGGCGCGCGAGCGGGGAAGGTTACAAACGACCACGGATCTGGCTCGGATCGCGGAAAAAACCCTGGGATGGCGGCGGGGATCCCGGATCCACCCGGCGACGCGGCCGTTTCTTGCGCTGCGGTTGGCGGTCAACCGGGAACTGGACTATTTGCCGGTAGCGCTTCGGGAGGCCAGGGATGTGCTGCGACCGGGAGGCAGGCTTGCCGTGGTGGCTTTTCACTCCCTGGAGGATCGCATAGTCAAAGGGTTTTTTCGTGGGGAAGGGGATCTTGGGGAGGGCTTGCCGCGGGATCCCGGTCGAAAGGTTGGCTGGTTTGAACGGGTGCACCGATACCTGCCCACGCCGGAGGAGGTGGCTTCCAATCCGCGAGCACGAAGTGCCCGGCTGAGGATC includes these proteins:
- a CDS encoding lytic polysaccharide monooxygenase auxiliary activity family 9 protein — protein: PPPPPPPSLGREKTPPESARTKRPGRSFLFWAVWILALGALGLVGASAVRWVLPWVLSSSGSTADEERYSRQELQAEWERWRDRVESFASGSYGELPSGKLGWWESLTLVPPRETAWATLKRRLGRGVELVDVEPVQVARDGEGVRIVYRVRLRVGEPQYLVPIGDAVPDPRSDVREQALIRYVLFARGLPPGKVYFVDKKTLLVEGGKELVFPWVVRRAVKEGGIWKILSADPIPLERGVRWDAIAAQSSRACVIRSASEIDECLNEQETSWRQFRDRVSAIEQTSHQREQELQQQLESGRAQMERQLSEYRQKLLAQVPQVGSAPRPNRELLKSGTGTPTAAGLGALSGAAAGALFGGIAGGGEGAGIGAGVGALGGLLGGLIVGKSHEHEVYERRRAAYAARRRARAEALAQINQAVEQYRSQLESEYENQKKALEESTQKQIQELWDNLKRELVEKAQQREQELQSILEGEKGLAWNRGWRRTSREPSRSFFVFAG
- the metG gene encoding methionine--tRNA ligase, coding for MAKKIFVGVAWPYANGPLHAGHLAGVYLPADIFCRYHRIQGNPILMVSGSDAHGTPITVRAEKEGVSPADIAERFHREFQGYWASLGISFDHYTTTRSLTHQKTVGEIFSTLLDKGYLFQKEVEAYYDPIKKRFLPDRYIEGTCPRCGYERARGDQCEGCGTLLEPSQLLFPRSLLSGEPPVLRTTIHFFFDLPAFQDRLVAWVKENHHWRSNVYRFTLSFLAQGLQPRAITRDLEWGIPVPYPGYEQKRIYVWFEAVIGYLSATIEYAQKQGNPDGWKEWWQDPEVRSYYFIGKDNIPFHTIIWPAILLGVGALNLPYDVPASEYLVFGGAKASKSQGIGVTLPDLLRHFTPDEIRYGLAAVLPESSDTNFELDEFLRRHNEELVGIYGNLIHRTITFAHNYLGGQVPSFPGLDAGISEAIEKAFQEESCCLEAVRLRDGLRVALGLARLGNRYFEEKAPWKSARENPPAMKAALGNLLNLLQALKILWYPFLPHASQRLHELLGASGKVEETGWAFRPLEPHTPLGKPLLPFRKLEATQLG
- the dapB gene encoding 4-hydroxy-tetrahydrodipicolinate reductase, which translates into the protein MNSPIQLGVFGAKGKMGQEIVRLASSDPRFTVVAQLDRGDDPLRGFVSCDVIIDFSHPSATASLVEACVALDKALVSGTTGHTSEEKATIRDAAQKIPILHAPNFSLGVMVLGRLVQEAARWLLGEGYEVEIVELHHRNKLDAPSGTACRLAEMIGQSMQRQWQEMARFGRAGQTGPRSKEELGMHSLRGGDVIGEHTVLFLTEGERLELSHKAWSRAAFASGALKGALWIRNRPAGLYSIEDMLGSQPKSSF
- the dapA gene encoding 4-hydroxy-tetrahydrodipicolinate synthase, producing MLHGVFTALVTPFRDGCIDSKALLALVERQVQAGVEGMVPVGTTGESATLSHHEHIQVIEMVVQQAAGRTRVIAGTGSNSTREAIELTQAAEKAGADGVLVVSPYYNRPTQAGLIAHFEAVCQSTPLPVVLYNIPSRCGVDLLPETVAEIAQRCPNAVAIKEASGSVDRVSRLKQCLPEEFAILSGDDSLTLPLLSLGATGVISVASNLVPREVGSLVRSFCAGNPSEALQWHRKLYPLFRDLFLETNPVPVKQALAFLGWMSAEVRLPLVPMEPANWRRLEQTLRSLGLVPS
- the dapF gene encoding diaminopimelate epimerase, whose translation is MTADRRKVPFVKLTGAGNDFILIDNRSHRLSLAPQTIAWLCDRHFGVGADGVLLVEQGDQPGRTLMRYFNCDGTEAESCGNGARCFARFLAHQGFGNSLCFDTKAGPIEATVDAEGVSVKLPAPQEVELHRFISTAHGPLEVHFVKTGVPHLVVFVRDLESVPIRERGAELRHHPAWSPAGANVNFVQVTGSSSIGVRTYERGVEDETLACGTGVAASALVAYLVKQLAPPIEVTVKSRSILRVEFAPGEPLPGQVVLRGPAEVVFSGEVELRDPTL
- the hisH gene encoding imidazole glycerol phosphate synthase subunit HisH; this encodes MQEKNRGRNQEDHPSSGLLRQEPKKGFPTGDFQGRFGLGLRIGLVDYSMGNLRSVANALRVTGASPILVTGPGDLPGLQALVLPGVGAFGDCVRQLQNRKLWEPIRQWIGEGKPFLGICLGYQVLFEGSEEAPGCPGLGIFAGMVRRLPAGTLKVPHMGWNRIEVVRTNPWSFALPSGEFVYFVHSFYPEPRDRELVLSWTQYGVRFASSIGRGRLVATQFHPEKSQRVGLGLLRAFVRSIECA
- a CDS encoding 1-(5-phosphoribosyl)-5-[(5-phosphoribosylamino)methylideneamino]imidazole-4-carboxamide isomerase yields the protein MDLYQGQVVRLLQGRKDKLWVYGKDPVAVAQKWKEAGARRLHVVDLDGAFEGEPRQLHWVRRIVESTGLALQLGGGIRSEWAVEQALESGARWILLGTVAAENPSLAAQIVRRFGSDRIGVALDARKERVVTRGWVQRSQRTVMGLALELRAAGIERFLYTDTSVDGTLGGPDMEGIEKLVGSVGGLWMASGGIGGLEDLRKLARVGGLYGVVVGRALYEERLDLREALSLEGVR
- a CDS encoding division/cell wall cluster transcriptional repressor MraZ, coding for MGDIGEKWSQVAQKGGSGRTDYRPVRASYTDVFEHSFDEKGRITIPADWRTEAYESRLFIFPSKKLCLKVYPESWLGRLQEAIASFSLDDPQRLRLEALAQMAQAASWDQQGRITVKERLRTHAQLKKEAILVGCLDHFQIWAPDRWKAAAPRPLQLEEVIEGWLLRL
- the rsmH gene encoding 16S rRNA (cytosine(1402)-N(4))-methyltransferase RsmH — protein: MALTAVTRKSQLRRPSLDLGEEVVHRPVLLERFLEAAEPKPEEVWVDATFGSGGYSRALLARQCQVLALDWDELAEGFARELEEKFPEKFRFFRENFARLGELCRKMGFAWVDGVVLDLGVSGLQLSDPTRGFSFRTVGPLDMRMDRRLPLSARDLLYGASLEDITVLFHRVLDLRESRKLARAVVMARERGRLQTTTDLARIAEKTLGWRRGSRIHPATRPFLALRLAVNRELDYLPVALREARDVLRPGGRLAVVAFHSLEDRIVKGFFRGEGDLGEGLPRDPGRKVGWFERVHRYLPTPEEVASNPRARSARLRIGWKRG